Proteins encoded by one window of Synechococcus sp. WH 7805:
- the secD gene encoding protein translocase subunit SecD — MARQQGWFALILALTIAAASVLSSFPLQLGLDLRGGSQLTLEVQPAGSITAIKPEQLDAVKLVLERRVNGLGVAESTLQTVGNDQLLLQLPGVTDPSRAARVLGSTALLEFRAQKPGTEEEMRSLLQLRAQLKSVLAVKADASEADDASINPEELAKVQEALGLDGNANSEEEQLQQLLERTNAEIVDRFEPAALTGKDLVTAGRQQRQNSSGWEVTLGFNAEGGDRFAKLTQSIAGTDRLLGIVLDGRPISEASVGPEFKAAGIAGGAATITGNFTAEEARDLEVQLRGGSLPLPVEILEVRTIGPTLGADNVRRSLIAALSGLVLVGLFMVLTYRLAGVVAVMALSLYALFNLAVYALIPVTLTLPGIAGFILSIGMAVDANVLIFERVKDELRRGNTLIRSIETGFQEAISSILDGHLTTLISCGALFFLGTGLVKGFAATLGIGVILSLFTALTCTRTLLRFLMSYQGLRRPTNFLPAGQLPSSAA, encoded by the coding sequence ATGGCCCGTCAACAGGGCTGGTTTGCCCTCATCCTTGCGCTGACGATCGCGGCAGCGTCTGTTCTTTCCAGCTTTCCTCTGCAGCTCGGACTCGATTTGCGCGGCGGCAGTCAACTCACCCTGGAAGTCCAGCCAGCCGGTTCCATCACTGCGATCAAGCCGGAACAGCTTGATGCGGTGAAGCTCGTGCTGGAACGACGGGTGAATGGTCTGGGTGTTGCAGAATCCACCCTCCAGACCGTCGGGAATGACCAACTGCTTCTGCAGCTGCCTGGGGTGACGGATCCAAGCCGTGCCGCCCGTGTTCTCGGCAGCACAGCTCTGCTGGAATTCAGGGCGCAGAAACCCGGGACTGAAGAGGAGATGCGCAGCCTTCTGCAGCTCCGTGCTCAGTTGAAAAGTGTTTTAGCTGTCAAAGCGGACGCCTCCGAAGCGGATGACGCGTCCATCAATCCCGAGGAACTGGCCAAGGTCCAGGAAGCCCTCGGCTTGGACGGTAACGCCAACAGTGAGGAGGAGCAGCTTCAGCAGCTCCTCGAGCGCACCAATGCTGAGATCGTTGATCGTTTCGAACCAGCGGCTCTCACCGGCAAGGATCTGGTGACTGCCGGACGTCAGCAACGACAGAATTCTTCAGGTTGGGAGGTCACCCTCGGTTTCAATGCTGAGGGAGGTGATCGCTTCGCCAAGCTCACCCAATCCATCGCCGGAACTGATCGGCTTCTGGGCATCGTTCTCGATGGAAGGCCGATCAGTGAAGCCAGTGTTGGACCTGAATTCAAGGCGGCTGGTATCGCCGGTGGAGCCGCGACGATCACCGGCAATTTCACCGCTGAAGAGGCCAGAGATCTCGAGGTTCAGCTTCGGGGCGGATCCTTGCCTCTTCCCGTTGAGATCCTCGAAGTTCGCACCATCGGTCCCACGCTTGGTGCAGACAACGTGCGTCGCAGCCTGATCGCTGCCTTGTCCGGCCTTGTGCTTGTAGGCCTCTTCATGGTGTTGACCTATCGCTTGGCCGGGGTTGTGGCGGTGATGGCTTTGAGCCTCTACGCCCTGTTCAATCTTGCGGTGTATGCCCTTATCCCCGTCACCCTCACGCTGCCGGGGATCGCTGGCTTCATCCTCAGTATCGGCATGGCTGTGGATGCCAACGTGTTGATCTTTGAGCGGGTGAAGGATGAACTGCGCCGTGGCAACACGCTGATTCGATCCATCGAAACCGGTTTTCAGGAAGCCATCTCTTCGATTCTTGATGGCCATCTCACCACCCTGATCAGCTGTGGTGCCCTCTTTTTCCTGGGAACAGGACTGGTGAAAGGTTTTGCGGCGACCCTTGGCATCGGTGTGATTCTCAGTTTGTTCACTGCCCTCACCTGCACACGCACCCTGCTGCGTTTTCTGATGAGTTACCAGGGTCTGCGCAGACCCACTAATTTTCTGCCCGCCGGGCAACTTCCCTCGTCGGCTGCCTGA
- the secF gene encoding protein translocase subunit SecF produces the protein MPISNPDPKDRSLRFPLTSRRRQVWLISAVVLLISVAGLVLSWTNPQIRSPLRPGLDFTGGTKIQLERRCAAEACSDLSVSTIENTLTAIPLPVEPGRRAPNLDTARVQLLDRGQSVVLRMPALTASQGQAVIQALEPVAGPFVAGGQSVDTIGPSLGVQLLRSSLISLLVAFTGIAIYITIRYDRRFAFLALVALAHDIVIVCGVFAWLGLITGLEVDSLFAVALLTIAGYSVNDTVVVFDRIRERQREDGDLHLTVQVDRAVSATLTRTLYTSGTTLLPLIALILFGGSTLYWFAVALALGVVVGSWSSIALAPSLLSLWPSRTSAQASA, from the coding sequence ATGCCCATTTCTAATCCTGATCCCAAAGACCGTTCACTTCGGTTTCCTTTGACGAGCCGCAGGCGTCAGGTGTGGTTGATCTCTGCTGTGGTGCTTCTGATCAGCGTGGCTGGTCTTGTCCTGAGCTGGACCAACCCTCAGATTCGGTCTCCGTTAAGGCCTGGGCTTGATTTCACTGGAGGGACCAAGATTCAGTTGGAACGTCGTTGTGCTGCAGAGGCCTGCTCTGATCTAAGCGTTAGCACCATCGAAAACACCCTGACGGCCATCCCTCTCCCCGTTGAACCAGGCCGAAGGGCTCCCAATCTGGACACAGCCAGGGTTCAGCTTCTCGATCGGGGGCAGTCGGTTGTTCTGCGTATGCCAGCTCTGACGGCATCGCAGGGGCAGGCTGTGATCCAGGCCCTGGAGCCCGTTGCCGGCCCCTTTGTCGCTGGAGGTCAGTCGGTTGACACGATTGGTCCCAGCCTCGGCGTTCAGTTGCTGCGCAGCAGCTTGATCTCTCTTTTGGTTGCTTTCACCGGAATTGCTATCTACATCACAATCCGCTACGACCGGCGCTTTGCCTTTTTGGCTCTGGTGGCATTGGCTCACGACATCGTGATTGTTTGTGGTGTCTTTGCCTGGCTCGGCTTGATCACGGGTCTTGAGGTTGACAGCCTGTTTGCCGTTGCTCTCCTCACGATTGCTGGGTATTCCGTCAACGACACGGTGGTGGTGTTCGACCGCATCCGTGAACGCCAACGGGAGGACGGCGATCTTCACCTCACGGTGCAAGTCGACAGAGCGGTTTCCGCAACGTTGACGCGCACGCTCTACACAAGTGGCACCACGTTGCTCCCCTTGATTGCCCTGATTCTTTTTGGTGGATCAACGCTGTACTGGTTTGCTGTCGCTCTGGCCCTTGGCGTTGTGGTGGGGAGCTGGTCCAGCATTGCATTGGCACCCTCGTTGCTTAGCCTTTGGCCGAGTCGCACGAGTGCCCAGGCCAGTGCCTGA